A portion of the Clostridium gelidum genome contains these proteins:
- a CDS encoding YbhB/YbcL family Raf kinase inhibitor-like protein: protein MKKIVVAIGIFLIIIVMVFIKRAYSTKDDYDVPVNLEVTSTAFENNGEMPIKYTGKGEDISPLLKFDTIDIDAKTIAIIMDDLDNPIGVYNHWVIWNIPARFDNILEGVPKEEVVNSLGEAIQGKSGYEGKHWYRGPLPPFGTHRYIFKVYVLDTTLNLSNDAGKSELLKAMKEHILQYGTLTGKFSG from the coding sequence GTGAAAAAAATTGTTGTAGCTATAGGTATCTTTTTAATAATAATAGTGATGGTATTTATAAAAAGAGCTTATAGTACTAAAGATGATTATGATGTGCCTGTTAATTTAGAAGTGACTAGTACTGCATTTGAAAATAATGGGGAAATGCCAATAAAATATACTGGAAAAGGTGAAGATATTTCTCCACTTTTAAAATTTGATACAATTGATATTGATGCAAAAACAATTGCAATTATTATGGATGATTTAGATAACCCTATAGGAGTGTATAACCACTGGGTAATTTGGAATATACCTGCAAGATTTGATAATATACTAGAAGGTGTTCCAAAAGAAGAAGTTGTAAATTCTCTAGGTGAAGCTATACAAGGAAAGAGTGGATATGAAGGTAAACATTGGTATAGAGGACCATTACCACCCTTTGGAACACATAGATATATATTTAAGGTATATGTTTTAGATACAACATTAAACTTGAGTAACGATGCTGGTAAGTCTGAGTTACTAAAAGCAATGAAGGAACATATATTGCAATATGGAACATTAACGGGTAAATTTAGTGGTTAG
- a CDS encoding condensation domain-containing protein, which yields MRILQICDEQQYIFNINEANKSIPIQISYSMEFSESFSSDELSFAIDKCIKESDVFGARCIVKNSRQYMEFLPYDKHDFPIFSFSSEKEYESFCNQVRKTKINNRDKLYYIFIFSIAGSYYHLHFSFNHIIFDGTSALLLSEKIQKILLNKNEEIKWHPFYNHLDNIKSYNESQKYLIDEKFWEDRFLEISKSDYLFRDVIDTNYSPIKDLTFQTSKKLKEELFEYCSKNNISPHILIVVVLAQIITDKTGCKRFYFEIPIGNRLGANEKNSIGTYEIAVPVIFDFTIYNDFFDLLKSVQKQSTDYYKHKNFDWITKISSESHERKYGKYIPQFSFSYFCQNKKPSASVATIHHQSCENDILPMNLYVSDYLDWQAITFSYMYWDNYFNDEEVIQIHKDIETAIANIIENKKLLENE from the coding sequence ATGCGTATTCTACAGATTTGTGATGAACAACAATATATTTTTAATATTAATGAAGCAAACAAGAGTATCCCTATACAAATATCATATTCCATGGAATTTTCAGAAAGCTTTTCTTCTGATGAACTTTCCTTTGCAATTGATAAATGTATAAAGGAATCTGATGTTTTTGGGGCAAGATGTATTGTAAAAAACAGCCGTCAGTATATGGAATTCCTACCATATGATAAGCATGATTTTCCTATTTTCAGTTTTTCTAGTGAAAAAGAATATGAAAGCTTTTGCAACCAAGTCAGAAAAACAAAAATAAACAATAGAGATAAACTTTATTACATATTTATTTTTTCAATTGCAGGTTCTTATTATCATTTACACTTTAGTTTTAATCACATAATATTTGATGGGACATCAGCGTTATTATTATCTGAGAAGATTCAAAAGATTTTACTCAACAAAAATGAAGAAATAAAATGGCACCCTTTTTACAACCATTTAGATAATATAAAGAGTTATAATGAAAGTCAAAAATATCTTATAGATGAAAAATTTTGGGAAGATAGATTTTTAGAAATTTCTAAAAGTGATTATCTCTTTAGGGATGTTATTGATACAAATTATTCTCCAATTAAAGATTTGACTTTTCAGACAAGCAAAAAACTAAAAGAGGAGTTATTTGAGTATTGCTCTAAAAACAATATTTCACCACATATTTTGATTGTTGTAGTTCTTGCACAAATTATAACTGACAAAACCGGATGCAAGCGTTTTTACTTTGAAATCCCTATTGGAAATCGTTTAGGAGCAAATGAAAAAAATAGCATAGGTACTTATGAAATCGCAGTTCCAGTAATTTTTGATTTCACTATATATAATGATTTTTTTGATTTGCTTAAGTCAGTTCAAAAACAGTCCACAGATTATTATAAGCATAAAAATTTCGATTGGATCACAAAAATATCTTCTGAGTCACACGAAAGAAAATACGGCAAGTATATTCCTCAGTTTTCCTTTTCGTATTTTTGTCAAAACAAAAAGCCATCTGCTTCAGTTGCAACAATACATCACCAATCATGTGAAAATGACATTCTACCTATGAATTTATATGTATCAGACTATCTTGATTGGCAGGCTATTACATTTTCTTATATGTATTGGGATAATTACTTTAATGACGAAGAAGTTATACAAATTCATAAGGATATTGAAACCGCTATAGCAAATATTATTGAGAATAAAAAGCTTTTAGAAAATGAATAG